A portion of the Bdellovibrio sp. ArHS genome contains these proteins:
- a CDS encoding oligopeptidase B: MKKVTYAVLLLGVSCMHKDLRSYPQPNKVPVVLNKHGDARTDEYYWLRERENPKVIEHLKKENEFTAQALQSVKDLEENLFKELKSRVKEDESSTPVKDGGYYYAARYEQGQQYPLYVRYKGTPQGPEEVLINMPELAKGHDYFESTGPRMSPNHQILAYAVDTVGRRFFTVYFKDLISGKLLPDTIPNMTSNLTWANDNETIFYAEQNPKTLRSEKIYRYNLRTHKKDLVYHEKDETFNTYVYKSLSKKFIYIGSSSTLTTEVRFVDANKPTDVFRIFNPREREHEYSVTDDGDRFYIITNKNAKNYKLMTAELSHTNAQSWKELIPHRTDTFLQDVTAFKNYLVLDERRNGLTQIHITDKKAQNSFLIPFADGSYMASVGDNREFESEWVRYDYESMRRPPSVYEINMKTREQMLKKTHEVPNYNPELYKTERIFITARDGVKVPVSLVMKKEHQNDGKAPLLIYGYGSYGASMDPWFSSDVFSLVDRGFVFAKAHIRGGSEMGRDWYDTGRTINKKNTFNDFIDCTEALIKNKTASPKRIYAMGGSAGGLLMGAVMNLRPDLYQGIVAQVPFVDVITTMLDDSIPLTTGEYDEWGNPHDKAAYEYIKSYSPYDNVKNQTYPNTLVTTGLHDSQVQYWEPAKWVAKLRDHNQGSSLILLKTDMEAGHGGASGRFDQLKETATEYSFILMIDQKVK, translated from the coding sequence ATGAAAAAAGTTACGTACGCTGTTCTACTTCTGGGAGTTTCCTGCATGCACAAAGATCTTCGCTCATATCCGCAACCTAACAAAGTGCCTGTGGTTCTGAATAAACATGGCGATGCCAGAACCGATGAATACTACTGGTTACGAGAAAGAGAAAATCCTAAAGTCATTGAGCATTTAAAAAAGGAAAATGAGTTCACGGCGCAAGCTTTACAGTCTGTGAAGGACTTGGAAGAAAACCTATTTAAGGAACTGAAATCCCGAGTGAAAGAAGATGAGTCTTCGACACCGGTCAAAGACGGCGGCTATTACTATGCGGCTCGCTACGAACAGGGTCAGCAATATCCTCTTTATGTCCGCTATAAGGGCACACCGCAAGGTCCTGAAGAAGTCCTGATCAATATGCCGGAACTGGCAAAGGGTCATGATTACTTCGAATCGACGGGTCCACGGATGAGTCCGAATCATCAGATCCTAGCGTATGCGGTGGATACCGTGGGTCGTCGCTTTTTCACGGTTTACTTCAAAGATCTGATTTCCGGAAAGTTGCTTCCAGACACGATTCCCAATATGACGTCCAATCTGACGTGGGCCAATGACAACGAAACCATTTTCTATGCGGAACAGAATCCCAAAACTTTACGCAGTGAAAAAATCTATCGTTACAATCTTCGCACCCATAAAAAAGATCTCGTCTATCACGAAAAAGACGAGACCTTTAATACGTATGTGTATAAGTCACTATCGAAAAAATTCATCTACATTGGCTCGAGCAGTACTCTGACCACGGAAGTTCGTTTTGTTGATGCGAATAAGCCCACGGACGTTTTTCGCATCTTCAATCCCCGTGAACGCGAACATGAATATTCCGTGACGGACGATGGCGACCGCTTTTATATCATCACGAACAAAAATGCTAAGAACTACAAGCTGATGACCGCAGAGCTTTCCCACACCAATGCGCAGTCCTGGAAAGAACTCATCCCACACCGTACGGACACTTTTCTTCAAGACGTGACCGCCTTCAAAAACTATCTAGTTTTGGACGAAAGAAGAAATGGCTTAACGCAGATTCATATCACGGATAAAAAAGCACAAAACTCTTTTCTGATTCCTTTTGCCGACGGCAGTTACATGGCCTCTGTTGGTGACAACCGGGAATTCGAATCTGAGTGGGTTCGTTATGACTATGAATCCATGCGCCGCCCCCCTTCAGTTTATGAAATAAACATGAAAACGCGGGAACAGATGCTTAAAAAAACCCATGAGGTTCCCAACTACAATCCCGAGCTTTATAAGACGGAAAGAATCTTCATCACCGCCCGTGACGGCGTGAAAGTGCCCGTTTCTTTAGTCATGAAGAAAGAGCATCAGAATGATGGCAAAGCGCCTCTGTTGATCTATGGTTATGGCTCTTACGGGGCCAGCATGGACCCGTGGTTTAGCAGCGATGTCTTCAGTCTGGTGGACCGCGGTTTTGTCTTCGCCAAAGCGCATATTCGCGGAGGCAGCGAAATGGGCCGCGACTGGTATGACACCGGCAGGACAATAAATAAGAAAAACACGTTCAACGATTTCATCGACTGCACGGAAGCTTTGATCAAGAACAAAACGGCGTCCCCCAAACGCATCTATGCCATGGGTGGCAGTGCGGGAGGACTCTTAATGGGAGCGGTGATGAATTTGCGCCCTGACCTGTATCAAGGGATTGTGGCGCAAGTGCCCTTTGTGGATGTGATAACGACGATGCTGGACGACTCGATTCCCCTGACAACGGGAGAATATGACGAGTGGGGAAATCCTCACGACAAGGCCGCGTATGAATATATCAAGTCCTATTCCCCTTACGACAACGTGAAAAATCAGACTTATCCCAACACCCTGGTAACCACTGGGTTGCATGATTCTCAGGTTCAGTACTGGGAGCCCGCCAAGTGGGTCGCAAAACTGCGCGATCATAACCAAGGTTCTTCTTTGATTCTGCTAAAGACGGATATGGAAGCGGGACACGGCGGAGCCTCGGGCCGTTTCGATCAGCTTAAAGAAACCGCCACAGAGTATTCTTTTATTCTGATGATCGACCAAAAGGTAAAATAA
- the ftsA gene encoding cell division protein FtsA codes for MSTSKPKAPVLAGLDIGSTKVSFVIGTVNSDGKIEVAGVGTAPNTGIRQGVVVNIEATTESIKKAKEEAELMSGYSVSDVWVGVAGTHISSFDSKGMVAIKNREVTPSEIDRVIEAAKAVAVPADRTVLHILPREFKVDGQDGITDPVGMSGIRLEANVHIVTGSQSAINNSVKCVEKAGLKISGLVLGQLASATAVISNDEKNLGVCVVDMGGGACNALYFVNGSVAHSSTIPVGGQHFTHDVAVGLRTPQFAAEVLKKKHGCAMASMVNENETIEVEGVGGRKSRVIPRKDLADVIEARAEETLNLIANDLRMSGLMPMLGSGIVLTGGASQLDGLIEMGEFIFDIPVRRGTPQQIGGLTDVVKSGEFAAAVGLLLYGLSQRKDLQAGHQQQEVNIGESLDGITKKIKDFFGQIF; via the coding sequence ATGAGTACATCAAAACCGAAAGCACCGGTATTGGCTGGTTTGGACATTGGGTCTACCAAAGTCTCTTTTGTAATCGGCACAGTCAATTCCGATGGAAAAATCGAAGTCGCTGGCGTAGGAACGGCTCCCAATACGGGCATCCGCCAAGGCGTTGTAGTCAATATCGAGGCTACAACTGAATCCATTAAAAAAGCTAAAGAAGAAGCAGAATTAATGTCTGGTTATTCCGTCTCTGACGTCTGGGTTGGAGTGGCGGGAACACACATTTCCTCTTTTGATTCAAAGGGCATGGTCGCCATTAAAAATCGTGAAGTGACACCTTCTGAAATTGACCGCGTGATCGAAGCTGCAAAAGCTGTGGCGGTTCCTGCGGATCGCACAGTTCTGCATATTCTGCCAAGGGAGTTTAAGGTCGATGGTCAGGACGGAATCACAGATCCCGTTGGTATGTCGGGCATTCGCTTAGAAGCCAATGTACACATCGTGACCGGCAGCCAAAGTGCGATCAACAACTCTGTTAAATGCGTAGAAAAAGCCGGCCTTAAAATTTCCGGTTTGGTTCTAGGACAATTGGCGTCAGCAACGGCGGTTATTTCCAATGATGAAAAGAATCTGGGCGTGTGTGTTGTCGACATGGGCGGCGGCGCTTGCAACGCTTTGTATTTCGTCAATGGCAGTGTGGCGCACTCATCGACAATTCCGGTGGGTGGTCAGCACTTTACGCATGACGTGGCTGTAGGACTTCGCACTCCTCAGTTTGCGGCAGAAGTTTTGAAGAAGAAGCATGGTTGTGCCATGGCTTCTATGGTTAATGAAAACGAGACTATCGAAGTCGAAGGTGTCGGCGGAAGAAAATCCCGCGTGATTCCTCGCAAAGATCTGGCGGACGTGATTGAGGCAAGAGCAGAGGAAACTTTGAACTTGATCGCCAATGACCTTCGTATGAGCGGTTTGATGCCGATGTTGGGTTCAGGAATTGTCCTAACTGGCGGCGCAAGTCAGCTTGATGGTTTGATTGAGATGGGAGAGTTTATTTTTGATATTCCAGTTCGCCGGGGAACTCCTCAGCAAATTGGTGGACTGACTGACGTTGTGAAATCTGGAGAGTTCGCAGCGGCAGTGGGTTTGTTGTTGTACGGTTTGTCGCAAAGAAAAGATTTGCAAGCCGGTCATCAACAACAGGAAGTGAATATCGGCGAGTCACTCGACGGTATCACAAAGAAGATCAAAGATTTTTTTGGACAGATTTTTTAA
- a CDS encoding L,D-transpeptidase, with protein MNFMKYGAIVMTMVVSQTASASFWGKVKNAFNDCKYTEQEYAETVAFEKQMTEKLPEHFKGRFSESDFETKPWMRDFRYVIVVNKASRGPTAQTMKVYEYGYLIHDTKISTGREGFELRRKNKVCTGAPPKSYWSQTPTGYYTPKYLSEDHKSSSWDSDMPYAIFFDIENGLALHQVHRNYVDMLGDRASGGCIRQDKETAENLFFRVKETERSVVPAVNLDGTPVLDENGDVKYISQQEMIHSKTGQLMKFNTFSALIIVQDVK; from the coding sequence ATGAACTTTATGAAGTATGGCGCTATCGTTATGACGATGGTGGTCTCTCAAACAGCGTCGGCCTCTTTCTGGGGAAAAGTTAAAAACGCATTTAACGATTGTAAGTATACCGAGCAGGAATACGCCGAAACAGTGGCTTTTGAAAAGCAGATGACAGAAAAATTGCCCGAGCACTTTAAGGGTCGTTTTTCTGAAAGTGACTTTGAAACAAAACCTTGGATGCGTGATTTCCGCTATGTGATCGTCGTGAACAAGGCTTCACGCGGTCCAACGGCTCAGACCATGAAAGTTTATGAATACGGTTATCTGATTCATGATACGAAAATATCGACAGGTCGTGAAGGTTTTGAACTTCGCCGTAAGAACAAAGTCTGCACAGGTGCGCCACCCAAGTCTTATTGGTCGCAGACCCCAACAGGATATTATACTCCAAAGTATTTGTCCGAAGATCATAAATCCAGCTCTTGGGATTCCGACATGCCTTATGCGATCTTCTTCGATATCGAAAACGGTTTGGCGTTACATCAGGTTCATAGAAACTATGTTGATATGTTAGGGGACCGAGCTTCCGGCGGTTGTATTCGTCAGGATAAAGAGACCGCTGAAAATCTTTTCTTCCGAGTTAAAGAAACGGAGCGTTCTGTAGTTCCTGCGGTGAATTTGGATGGCACACCAGTTTTGGATGAAAACGGCGATGTGAAATACATTTCTCAGCAAGAGATGATTCATTCTAAAACGGGTCAGTTGATGAAGTTTAATACCTTCAGTGCGTTGATCATCGTTCAAGACGTTAAATAA
- the acnA gene encoding aconitate hydratase AcnA, translating to MHIQSKDSFKTKETLQVGNASYTIYNQQKISHPNLKKLPVSMKVLLENLLRHEDSLHVTKEDIESFLSLDPKSLLREISFFPARVLMQDFTGVPAVVDLAAMRDAMKNLGGDPKKINPLVPVDLVIDHSVMVDSFGSSRSFDENVKMEFERNHERYVFLKWGQNAFQNFKVVPPGTGICHQVNLEYIGKTVWNSHGHAFPDTLVGTDSHTTMINGLSVLGWGVGGIEAEAVMLGQPLSMLIPEVIGFRLHGKLKEGATATDLVLVITQMLRKKGVVGKFVEFFGSGLATMPLADRATIANMAPEYGATCGFFPVDEETIKYLRLSGRPQETIALVESYAKATGLWRSEENEKHYFFQDILDLDLSTVEPSLAGPKRPQDRVVLSGAQKDFQTQLVTGFQVAENMTSKEKSQMVVEGADYTVGHGDVVIAAITSCTNTSNPSVMIGAGLVAKKAVEKGLQVKPWVKTSLAPGSQVVTDYLEKSGVQKYLDQLGFNLVGYGCTTCIGNSGPLPAPIATAVEKGNLVVASVLSGNRNFEGRINPHVKANYLASPMLVVAHALAGSMHVDITKDPVGQDKAGQPVYLKDIWPSNQEIQDLVNKTVETKMFDSRYGNVFAGTDDWKKINTTSSQTYSWDESTYIKNPPYFVGMTMTPEKMTDVKGARVLAILGDSITTDHISPAGSIKKDSPAGRYLIGKGVAPQDFNSYGSRRGNDDVMVRGTFANIRIKNEMLGGLVEGGMTKHIPTGEVLAIYDASMKYQAEKTPLVVVAGKEYGTGSSRDWAAKGTRLLGIKAVIAESFERIHRSNLIGMGVLPLQFHPGTDRKTLNLDGTEVLDIVGIEGGMKAQQDLTVKITRASGQTEEIKVRSRIDTAVELEYYKNGGILHYVLRKLT from the coding sequence ATGCACATTCAATCAAAAGACAGTTTTAAAACCAAAGAAACTCTTCAGGTCGGAAACGCATCCTACACGATCTATAATCAACAAAAGATTTCTCATCCGAATTTAAAAAAGCTTCCGGTGTCGATGAAGGTTTTGCTTGAAAATCTTCTGCGCCATGAAGATTCCTTGCATGTGACGAAGGAAGATATTGAGTCTTTTTTAAGTCTGGACCCCAAATCTCTTCTGCGTGAAATTTCTTTTTTTCCAGCGCGGGTTCTGATGCAGGACTTCACCGGTGTTCCGGCCGTCGTGGATCTGGCGGCGATGCGAGACGCTATGAAAAATCTGGGCGGAGATCCCAAGAAGATCAATCCTCTGGTTCCTGTCGATCTCGTGATTGACCACTCGGTGATGGTGGACTCTTTTGGTTCAAGTCGTTCATTTGATGAAAACGTCAAAATGGAGTTTGAAAGAAATCACGAGCGCTACGTCTTTCTAAAATGGGGACAGAACGCCTTCCAAAATTTCAAAGTGGTCCCGCCGGGCACTGGCATCTGCCATCAGGTGAATTTGGAGTACATTGGTAAAACCGTGTGGAATTCCCATGGGCACGCATTCCCAGACACGTTGGTCGGGACAGACAGCCATACGACGATGATCAACGGCCTTTCTGTTTTAGGTTGGGGTGTTGGTGGCATCGAAGCCGAAGCAGTGATGCTAGGTCAACCGTTAAGCATGTTGATTCCCGAAGTGATTGGCTTCCGCTTGCACGGAAAACTCAAAGAAGGTGCGACGGCCACGGATTTGGTTTTGGTGATCACCCAAATGCTTCGTAAAAAAGGCGTGGTTGGTAAGTTTGTTGAATTCTTCGGCTCGGGACTGGCGACGATGCCTTTGGCGGATCGGGCGACGATTGCGAATATGGCCCCCGAATATGGAGCCACTTGCGGCTTCTTCCCGGTCGATGAAGAGACAATCAAGTATTTGCGTTTATCGGGTCGACCCCAAGAAACTATTGCTTTGGTTGAAAGTTATGCGAAGGCGACCGGCTTGTGGCGCTCTGAAGAGAACGAAAAGCACTACTTCTTTCAGGATATTTTAGATCTCGATCTTTCCACCGTCGAACCGTCACTGGCAGGGCCGAAGCGTCCTCAAGACCGTGTTGTACTTTCGGGTGCACAAAAAGATTTTCAAACTCAACTTGTGACAGGCTTTCAGGTTGCAGAAAATATGACCTCGAAAGAAAAGTCACAGATGGTCGTGGAAGGTGCTGACTACACAGTGGGACATGGAGACGTAGTTATCGCTGCGATCACAAGTTGTACGAATACGTCCAACCCCTCTGTGATGATTGGTGCAGGCCTGGTTGCCAAAAAAGCTGTTGAAAAAGGTCTGCAAGTGAAGCCTTGGGTAAAAACCTCTTTGGCACCGGGATCTCAGGTGGTGACGGACTATCTAGAGAAATCGGGGGTCCAAAAGTATCTCGATCAATTGGGCTTTAATCTTGTGGGCTATGGTTGCACGACTTGCATTGGAAATTCCGGTCCTCTGCCTGCGCCGATTGCAACGGCCGTGGAAAAAGGCAATTTGGTTGTGGCCTCGGTGCTTTCGGGGAATAGAAACTTTGAAGGTCGCATTAATCCTCATGTGAAAGCCAACTATCTGGCGTCACCGATGCTTGTGGTGGCCCATGCCTTGGCCGGTAGTATGCACGTGGATATTACTAAAGATCCAGTCGGCCAAGATAAAGCCGGGCAGCCGGTGTATCTCAAAGATATCTGGCCGAGTAATCAGGAGATCCAAGATCTTGTGAATAAGACTGTGGAAACTAAAATGTTTGATTCCCGCTACGGCAACGTCTTCGCGGGAACTGACGACTGGAAAAAAATCAATACGACATCATCACAGACCTATTCCTGGGATGAAAGCACGTACATTAAAAATCCTCCTTATTTTGTCGGCATGACGATGACACCTGAAAAGATGACAGATGTAAAAGGGGCGCGAGTTCTGGCCATCCTCGGGGATTCAATTACCACGGATCATATTTCTCCAGCGGGCAGTATAAAAAAAGATTCTCCAGCGGGTCGTTATCTGATCGGCAAAGGCGTCGCTCCTCAGGACTTTAACTCATATGGTTCGCGCCGGGGAAATGACGATGTGATGGTGCGGGGGACCTTCGCCAATATCCGCATTAAAAATGAAATGCTGGGGGGCTTGGTCGAAGGAGGTATGACTAAGCATATTCCGACTGGGGAAGTGCTAGCGATCTACGATGCTTCGATGAAATATCAGGCGGAAAAAACTCCATTGGTAGTGGTCGCAGGGAAGGAATATGGAACTGGATCGTCGCGCGACTGGGCCGCAAAGGGCACACGTCTTTTAGGTATTAAAGCGGTGATTGCGGAAAGTTTTGAGCGCATCCATCGTTCAAACTTAATCGGGATGGGTGTTCTTCCTCTGCAATTCCATCCGGGCACGGATCGTAAGACACTTAATCTGGACGGCACCGAAGTTCTGGATATTGTCGGCATCGAAGGCGGCATGAAGGCGCAACAGGATTTGACTGTTAAAATTACCCGCGCTAGTGGTCAGACGGAAGAGATCAAGGTTCGCTCGCGGATCGATACTGCCGTCGAGTTAGAGTACTACAAAAATGGCGGAATTCTTCACTACGTTCTTCGTAAGCTGACATAA
- a CDS encoding NUDIX hydrolase → MKHLEEKTLSTKQIFKGRYLRIEQDQVQAPDGRTYTREYILHPGAAMMIPLLSNGNIVMIHQYRHAVKQVFLEFPAGKRDHNEETLLTAQRELLEETGYQAKDWKFLTTIHPVIGYSNEHIDLFLARDLTVTQQKLDHGEFIEVVEVKPEDLMRLVRDGKVSDVKTQIGAFWLDKILRGEWN, encoded by the coding sequence ATGAAGCACTTAGAAGAAAAAACGCTGTCGACAAAACAGATTTTCAAAGGCCGATACTTGCGCATCGAGCAGGATCAGGTCCAGGCACCCGACGGCCGTACGTACACTCGCGAATACATCCTTCATCCAGGCGCGGCTATGATGATTCCGCTTCTTTCCAATGGCAATATCGTGATGATTCATCAGTATCGGCATGCAGTTAAGCAGGTCTTTTTAGAGTTTCCCGCGGGTAAACGCGATCACAATGAAGAGACATTACTAACCGCACAGCGTGAGCTTTTGGAAGAAACCGGATATCAAGCCAAGGACTGGAAATTTCTGACCACCATTCATCCTGTTATTGGTTACTCGAACGAGCACATAGATTTATTTCTGGCCCGGGATCTGACCGTCACGCAACAAAAGCTGGATCACGGCGAATTTATTGAGGTCGTCGAAGTAAAACCAGAAGACCTCATGCGCCTGGTGCGCGATGGAAAAGTCAGCGATGTGAAAACCCAGATCGGGGCTTTTTGGCTTGATAAAATTCTTCGCGGGGAGTGGAATTAG
- a CDS encoding tyrosine-protein phosphatase has protein sequence MKTLVACLFLFLSSAAHALVPGSSIPNAHVIYNAGDAAVIRGKAPANKKQMAELLALGVEEFLIFKNETKGEVAKQILTLQSLGLAQNDITHIPFLWKDLHDFKSSCQMTIQALRTIEKALQNNKSIYFHCTVGEDRTGYLAGLWGLWAGTYKTVRQSVREELCARGYEAGNPRKPYPNVVFKIRETLTPTYLKMTILLGHAKKQRLSLDEAWCEQEPELNMNLEGFYCSTNGR, from the coding sequence ATGAAAACACTTGTGGCCTGCCTTTTTCTTTTTTTAAGTTCCGCCGCCCATGCGCTTGTCCCGGGAAGTTCCATTCCCAATGCGCATGTGATCTATAATGCGGGTGATGCGGCCGTTATTCGCGGCAAAGCTCCCGCTAATAAAAAGCAAATGGCAGAACTGCTGGCTTTAGGAGTCGAAGAATTTTTGATTTTCAAAAACGAAACCAAGGGCGAAGTTGCAAAACAGATTTTGACTTTGCAAAGCCTGGGACTGGCTCAGAATGACATCACTCACATTCCATTTCTTTGGAAGGATCTGCATGATTTTAAATCTTCCTGCCAGATGACGATTCAGGCTCTTCGCACCATTGAAAAAGCTCTTCAGAACAACAAAAGTATTTATTTCCATTGCACGGTCGGTGAAGATCGTACGGGTTATCTGGCGGGTCTTTGGGGGCTGTGGGCTGGAACCTATAAAACCGTCAGACAGTCCGTGCGCGAAGAACTTTGCGCACGAGGATACGAAGCCGGCAACCCTCGCAAACCCTATCCAAACGTGGTCTTTAAAATTCGCGAGACTCTGACGCCTACTTATCTGAAAATGACGATCCTGCTAGGCCACGCGAAAAAACAACGTCTTTCCTTGGACGAGGCCTGGTGTGAGCAGGAGCCTGAACTGAATATGAACCTTGAAGGTTTCTATTGTTCGACCAACGGTAGGTAA
- a CDS encoding UDP-2,3-diacylglucosamine diphosphatase: MEAWFLSDIHLKSAEERNGKILLRFLRSLLQQDPSQIHLFMLGDIFDLWVGGHTYFANKFPELMQALKDLRKAGARITYIEGNHDVHVEGFFQKKLGVEVHVEAQYYNLDGLTVRCEHGDLINLADEKYLKYRSLIRNPYIKPLGNILPGKFWDHIGNKASQRSRQRSGHYRATNEDQLVHMIRTHTEKAYKEKPFDIIISGHMHVFDDHIEDIQGRKVRTINLGSWFEEKVKIFRIKDGKADWVYIES; the protein is encoded by the coding sequence GTGGAAGCCTGGTTTTTATCTGATATTCACTTAAAATCCGCCGAAGAGCGCAATGGGAAAATCCTGTTGCGCTTTTTGCGTTCTTTGCTGCAACAAGACCCTTCGCAGATTCATCTTTTCATGCTGGGGGATATCTTTGATTTGTGGGTGGGTGGTCATACCTATTTTGCCAACAAGTTTCCGGAACTGATGCAGGCTTTAAAAGATCTTCGCAAGGCGGGGGCTCGAATCACCTACATTGAAGGAAATCACGATGTGCACGTCGAGGGTTTCTTTCAAAAAAAACTGGGTGTGGAAGTTCATGTTGAAGCTCAGTATTACAATTTGGATGGTCTTACTGTGCGTTGCGAGCACGGGGATTTAATCAATCTTGCCGATGAAAAGTATCTGAAGTATCGCAGCCTTATTCGCAATCCCTATATCAAGCCTCTGGGAAATATTCTTCCCGGTAAGTTTTGGGATCATATTGGGAACAAGGCCAGTCAGCGCAGCCGTCAGCGCAGCGGCCATTATCGCGCGACCAATGAAGATCAGCTAGTGCACATGATCCGTACTCACACCGAGAAGGCGTACAAGGAAAAGCCATTCGATATTATCATCTCTGGCCACATGCACGTTTTTGATGACCATATCGAGGATATTCAGGGACGAAAAGTGCGCACCATCAATCTGGGATCTTGGTTTGAAGAGAAAGTAAAAATCTTTCGAATCAAAGACGGCAAAGCGGATTGGGTGTATATAGAGTCCTGA
- the ftsZ gene encoding cell division protein FtsZ — protein MFELEENINIGANIKVVGVGGGGSNAVTTMIESNMSGVEFIVANTDIQALNANKAPNKIQLGLDLTKGLGAGANPDVGRRAAIESYNEIVEKLEGADMVFVTAGMGGGTGTGGAPIVAKIARELGALTIGVVTKPFLFEGKKRGKHAEGGLQELKENVDTLIVIPNQKLLSIAAEKTPLLETFKKADEVLLQAVKGISDLINIRGLINLDFADIRTVMSSKGIAIMGTGAAKGENRAVEAATAAISSPLLENVKIDGATGIIVNITGGSDLSLYEVNEATTLITEAAHEDAEIIFGAVIDDNMGDEVRVTVIATGFDSHDVKLVNDMAQVNQMQNFLNQQATAQFGGMNMMPQMPQMPQMPVMPQMPQMPQFQMPQMPTMPQMPQAPQQAAPVELPPIATVQSHVMNFTQPQQEGPSVTETVVIPPVAPVTPQVAQQAAQNMMVQQAQPQQQEVATPIQPQVETTVSPRDMLLAKARAFKESQDLKARHNNPEQLSMNVDHEQQSLEEARRMAREVLSSPFSSQNLEVPAFIRKKQGFDLNKE, from the coding sequence ATGTTTGAGCTAGAGGAAAATATCAATATCGGAGCGAATATCAAGGTGGTCGGTGTTGGTGGCGGCGGTAGTAATGCCGTAACAACAATGATCGAATCTAACATGTCCGGTGTTGAGTTCATCGTTGCCAACACAGATATCCAAGCATTGAACGCAAATAAAGCTCCTAACAAAATTCAGTTGGGTCTTGATTTGACGAAAGGTTTGGGCGCAGGAGCAAACCCAGATGTGGGTCGCCGAGCTGCGATTGAGTCATATAATGAGATTGTTGAGAAATTGGAAGGCGCGGACATGGTGTTCGTCACTGCGGGTATGGGTGGCGGAACAGGCACAGGTGGCGCTCCGATTGTTGCGAAGATTGCGCGCGAACTTGGCGCTTTGACAATTGGTGTGGTCACTAAGCCCTTCCTGTTTGAAGGTAAAAAACGCGGTAAACACGCTGAAGGCGGTTTGCAGGAACTTAAAGAGAACGTAGATACTTTGATCGTTATTCCGAATCAAAAGCTACTTTCCATCGCTGCGGAAAAAACGCCTCTTCTTGAGACCTTCAAAAAAGCCGACGAAGTTCTTCTTCAGGCTGTCAAAGGGATCTCTGACCTTATCAATATCCGCGGTCTGATCAACCTGGACTTTGCTGATATCCGTACGGTGATGTCTTCTAAAGGTATCGCAATCATGGGTACTGGCGCTGCAAAAGGTGAAAACCGTGCGGTTGAGGCGGCAACAGCGGCGATTTCTTCTCCACTTCTTGAAAATGTTAAAATTGATGGCGCTACGGGCATCATCGTTAACATCACGGGTGGTTCAGATCTTTCTCTATATGAAGTGAACGAGGCGACGACTCTTATCACTGAAGCAGCTCATGAGGATGCGGAAATCATCTTCGGTGCGGTTATCGATGATAACATGGGTGACGAGGTTCGTGTAACTGTGATCGCCACAGGTTTTGATTCTCACGATGTCAAACTTGTGAACGATATGGCGCAAGTAAATCAAATGCAGAATTTCTTGAACCAACAGGCGACGGCTCAATTCGGCGGAATGAACATGATGCCGCAAATGCCACAGATGCCGCAAATGCCGGTGATGCCACAAATGCCGCAGATGCCACAATTCCAAATGCCGCAAATGCCGACAATGCCACAGATGCCACAAGCTCCACAGCAAGCAGCGCCTGTTGAATTGCCGCCAATTGCGACTGTTCAATCTCATGTGATGAATTTTACCCAGCCACAACAGGAGGGTCCCTCGGTAACTGAGACGGTTGTAATTCCTCCAGTAGCTCCAGTGACTCCTCAAGTGGCTCAACAAGCTGCTCAAAACATGATGGTTCAGCAGGCTCAGCCACAACAGCAAGAGGTGGCAACACCGATTCAGCCACAAGTTGAAACAACGGTGTCTCCACGAGATATGTTGTTGGCGAAAGCTCGCGCTTTTAAAGAAAGCCAAGACTTGAAAGCTCGTCATAACAACCCTGAACAGTTGTCTATGAACGTAGACCATGAACAGCAATCTTTGGAAGAAGCGCGCCGCATGGCTCGTGAAGTTTTGAGTTCTCCATTCTCTAGCCAAAATCTTGAAGTACCGGCGTTCATTCGCAAGAAACAAGGTTTTGATTTGAATAAAGAATAG